One window of Gloeothece citriformis PCC 7424 genomic DNA carries:
- the mutS gene encoding DNA mismatch repair protein MutS yields MSISPESPEITPEIATSKSPHTDYRQLDRTKLTPMYQHYVEVKEQYPNTLLVYRVGDFFECFFQDAVTIAQELELVLTSKDGGREIGRIAMTGVPHHALERYSRLLVEKGYAVAICDQVEDSAAAAAAGRMVERQITKLLTPGTLTDEGMLQARKNNYLAAVVIAKDHWGLAYADISTGEFLTTQSNHLSSLTLELLRLQPSEILIPTNAPDLNTLLRPGEKSDYLADCLPDCFCYSLRSQFPFTLNEAKPRLLTTFRVKSLEGLGCEHLPLAIRAAGGLLEYIEDTQKAYQVPLQPLKTYNIAEFLILDYPSRRNLEITQTVRDNSFYGSLLWALDRTVTAMGGRALRRWLIEPLLDIKGITARQNTIEELKENPTLRQDLRQLLREIYDLERITGRVGAGTANARDLLALAQSLVKLTDLSQLASLGTSPYLRALQKVPSELEILGKEVIGHLVESPPLHLKEGGVIRDGINFQLDEMRRLYEEDQQWLANLEVTERQRTGVSNLKVGYNKTFGYYLSMPRSKAEQAPDNYIRKQTLTNEERYITPELKERESRILNAKDDLNRLEYEIFAGLRTKVAEKAAEIRQVAKAVAAIDVLAGLAEIAVYQDYCRPEMVDGRLIEIVDGRHPVVEQSLGAGFFVPNSTYLGSLLEEQNYPDLIILTGPNASGKSCYLRQVGLIQLMAQIGSFVPAKTAKLGICDRIFTRVGAMDDLATGQSTFMVEMNETANILNHATSRSLVLLDEIGRGTATFDGLSIAWAVAEYLAAEIQSRTIFATHYHELNELASILSNVANYQVTVKEMPNEIIFLHQVRPGGADKSYGIEAGRLAGLPAVVIDRAKQVMTQIEKHSKIALGLRQGIEKVNPVKSKKSKDKLIEQLDIFEE; encoded by the coding sequence ATGAGCATCTCTCCAGAGTCTCCAGAGATAACCCCAGAAATTGCCACCAGTAAATCTCCTCATACCGACTATCGTCAACTCGATCGCACTAAATTAACCCCCATGTATCAACATTATGTGGAGGTAAAAGAACAATATCCCAACACATTATTAGTCTATCGAGTCGGAGACTTTTTTGAGTGTTTCTTTCAAGATGCGGTAACGATCGCCCAAGAACTGGAATTAGTTCTCACCAGTAAAGATGGAGGGCGAGAAATAGGACGCATAGCGATGACCGGAGTTCCCCATCATGCCCTAGAACGATATAGTAGACTGTTGGTAGAAAAAGGGTATGCTGTCGCTATTTGCGATCAAGTAGAAGACTCTGCTGCTGCTGCTGCCGCCGGGCGGATGGTAGAAAGACAAATAACTAAACTTCTCACCCCCGGAACGTTAACCGATGAGGGGATGTTACAGGCGCGGAAAAATAATTATTTAGCGGCAGTGGTTATTGCCAAAGATCATTGGGGGTTAGCTTATGCGGATATTTCTACTGGGGAATTTTTAACGACTCAATCTAATCATTTATCCTCCCTCACATTAGAATTATTACGTCTGCAACCCTCAGAAATTTTAATTCCCACTAATGCCCCCGATCTTAATACTTTACTCCGACCGGGGGAAAAGTCGGACTATTTAGCAGACTGTTTACCCGACTGTTTTTGTTATTCTTTGCGATCGCAATTTCCCTTTACCCTTAATGAAGCAAAACCGAGACTTTTAACCACTTTTCGAGTTAAATCTTTAGAAGGGTTAGGATGTGAACATTTACCCTTAGCTATTCGGGCAGCCGGTGGGTTATTAGAATATATAGAAGATACCCAAAAAGCCTATCAAGTCCCCTTACAACCCCTAAAAACTTATAACATTGCTGAATTTTTAATATTAGATTATCCCAGTCGTCGCAATTTAGAAATTACCCAAACTGTCAGAGATAATAGTTTTTATGGATCGTTATTGTGGGCATTAGACCGGACAGTTACCGCAATGGGAGGTAGGGCGCTGCGTCGTTGGTTAATAGAACCGTTATTAGATATAAAAGGCATTACCGCCCGACAAAATACGATTGAAGAGTTAAAAGAAAACCCGACTTTACGTCAAGATTTGCGTCAATTATTGCGAGAGATTTATGATTTAGAACGGATAACAGGACGAGTCGGGGCAGGAACAGCCAACGCTAGAGATTTACTGGCTTTAGCCCAATCTTTAGTTAAATTAACGGATTTATCTCAATTAGCCAGTTTAGGAACTTCTCCTTATTTACGGGCATTACAAAAAGTTCCTTCAGAGTTAGAAATATTAGGAAAAGAGGTGATCGGCCATTTGGTGGAGTCTCCCCCATTGCATCTGAAAGAGGGGGGAGTTATTCGAGATGGGATTAATTTTCAACTCGATGAAATGCGTCGCCTTTATGAAGAAGATCAGCAATGGTTGGCAAATTTAGAAGTAACAGAAAGACAACGAACAGGAGTTTCTAATTTAAAGGTAGGTTATAACAAAACCTTTGGTTATTATCTCAGTATGCCCCGATCGAAAGCGGAACAAGCACCCGATAATTATATCCGCAAACAGACATTAACCAATGAAGAACGGTACATAACCCCCGAATTAAAAGAAAGGGAAAGTCGTATTTTAAATGCTAAAGATGATTTAAACCGATTAGAATATGAAATTTTTGCCGGTTTGAGGACTAAAGTGGCTGAAAAAGCCGCAGAAATTCGTCAAGTAGCGAAGGCAGTGGCAGCGATCGATGTTTTAGCGGGGTTAGCAGAGATCGCCGTTTATCAAGACTACTGTCGTCCGGAAATGGTAGACGGAAGACTAATAGAAATAGTCGATGGCAGACATCCGGTTGTGGAACAGTCTTTAGGGGCAGGTTTTTTTGTGCCGAATTCAACTTATTTAGGGAGTTTATTGGAGGAGCAAAATTATCCGGATTTAATCATTTTAACTGGCCCGAATGCGAGTGGAAAAAGTTGTTATTTAAGGCAAGTGGGATTAATTCAATTGATGGCACAAATTGGGAGTTTTGTTCCCGCTAAAACCGCTAAATTAGGGATCTGCGATCGGATTTTTACCCGGGTGGGGGCGATGGATGATTTAGCCACCGGACAGTCAACTTTTATGGTAGAAATGAATGAGACGGCTAATATTTTGAATCATGCTACGTCTCGATCGTTGGTTTTATTAGATGAAATTGGCAGAGGTACAGCAACATTTGACGGGTTATCTATTGCCTGGGCGGTAGCGGAATATTTAGCCGCAGAAATACAATCTAGAACCATTTTTGCTACCCATTATCATGAGTTAAATGAGTTAGCTTCTATATTATCTAATGTGGCAAATTATCAAGTTACCGTTAAAGAAATGCCGAATGAAATTATCTTCTTACATCAAGTTCGTCCGGGGGGTGCAGATAAATCTTATGGGATAGAAGCCGGGCGGTTAGCAGGTTTACCGGCGGTAGTGATCGATCGGGCTAAACAGGTGATGACTCAGATCGAAAAACATAGTAAAATTGCGTTAGGATTGCGTCAAGGAATAGAAAAAGTTAATCCAGTTAAAAGTAAAAAGTCAAAGGATAAATTGATTGAACAATTAGATATTTTTGAAGAATAA
- a CDS encoding IS1 family transposase (programmed frameshift), whose amino-acid sequence MSCPKCASNNIRKNGHRRGKQNHQCQDCGRQFIDCYSQVGYPKEVKENCLTMYVNGNGFRAIERITKVNHNTVIRWVRQVGIKLSNQKETSSIPDVAQLDELQTFVGKKKNKRWIWTSVDKDNQGILEYVIGDRSSDTFEGLWNKIKHWNCYFWITDGYKVYPNFIPDGDQIISKIYMTRVEGENSRLRHYLARLHRKTFCYSKSDEMLFLSVKLLAYYLKNKNLSLII is encoded by the exons ATTAGTTGTCCAAAATGTGCCTCTAATAATATTAGAAAAAACGGTCATAGACGAGGGAAACAAAACCATCAATGTCAAGATTGTGGACGGCAATTTATTGATTGTTATTCTCAAGTAGGTTATCCTAAAGAAGTCAAAGAAAACTGTTTGACTATGTATGTAAATGGCAATGGATTTAGAGCAATTGAGAGAATAACGAAGGTCAATCATAACACTGTAATCCGTTGGGTCAGACAAGTAGGGATTAAACTATCAAATCAGAAAGAAACTTCTAGTATTCCTGATGTGGCTCAGTTAGACGAATTACAAACATTTGTTGGTAA AAAAAAAAATAAAAGATGGATCTGGACATCTGTTGATAAGGATAATCAAGGTATTTTAGAATATGTAATTGGAGATAGAAGTTCAGATACCTTTGAAGGATTATGGAACAAAATCAAACATTGGAATTGTTATTTTTGGATAACGGATGGCTATAAAGTTTATCCAAATTTTATTCCAGATGGAGACCAAATTATTAGTAAAATATATATGACAAGAGTTGAAGGAGAGAACAGTCGATTACGACATTACTTGGCCAGACTACATCGTAAAACTTTTTGTTATTCAAAGTCAGATGAAATGTTATTTTTATCGGTTAAACTACTTGCTTATTACTTAAAAAATAAGAATCTGTCTCTAATTATTTAA
- a CDS encoding BrnT family toxin — MSRLFFEWDNEKNRINQKKHGVSFEEAKSVFYDDNAIQFWDDDHSEEEDRFLLLGRSSKMRILLIVHCYREQESVIRIISA; from the coding sequence ATGAGCCGATTATTTTTTGAATGGGATAACGAAAAGAATCGAATTAATCAAAAAAAGCACGGTGTTTCATTTGAAGAAGCCAAATCTGTATTCTATGACGATAATGCGATCCAGTTTTGGGACGATGATCATTCTGAGGAAGAAGACAGATTTTTACTCCTTGGCAGAAGTTCAAAAATGCGAATATTACTGATTGTTCATTGTTACCGAGAACAAGAATCAGTAATCAGAATTATTTCAGCCTGA
- a CDS encoding IS1634 family transposase — MYIERVPNRNSPPAVLLRESYREGNIVRKRTLANLSKLPDTVIENLKVVLKGGTTIENLSESFSIVRSLPHGHIAATLGTLKKLSLQKLIAAEPCRQRSLIEAMIVARVLDPRSKLATARGLHNETCFSSLSELLGIGTADEDELYEAMDWLIERQELIENELAKNHLSEGALVLYDLSSTYFEGTKCPLAKYGYSRDRKKGFLQIVFGLICDKRGCPIAVEVFKGNTSDTTTITTQIEKVRHRFGLQQVVWVGDRGMITQTRILEDFKKTEGLNWITALRNNQIRKLVEQDAVQLSLFDEKNLVEFSSPDYPGERLIACRNPFLAQEKSVTREALLQATEKELEKIVKATTREKRALKGADQIGLKVGKILNSKGVGKYFNINITSDSFSFSRKQDAINFARALDGVYIIRTSVEASLLDSGETVRAYKGLSQVEQAFRSYKTIDLKVRPIYHRLEHRVKAHVFLCMLAYYVEWHMRKALAPLLFDDEKVVEESEPNNNVVTSQKRSKKAKAKAARKKTSEKFTVHSFRTLMEDLATIAKNKIQSNCCEASLSFEKITQPTHLQQKALDLLGVSLICTQ, encoded by the coding sequence ATGTATATAGAAAGAGTTCCTAACAGAAATTCACCGCCGGCTGTCCTTCTTCGTGAATCTTATAGAGAGGGAAACATTGTTCGTAAAAGAACTTTGGCTAACCTCTCTAAACTTCCTGATACGGTTATTGAAAATTTAAAAGTCGTTCTTAAAGGAGGTACAACTATTGAAAATCTTAGCGAATCTTTTTCAATAGTTCGTAGTCTTCCTCATGGTCATATTGCTGCTACTCTAGGCACACTCAAAAAGCTTTCCTTACAGAAGTTAATCGCGGCTGAACCTTGCCGACAACGTTCTCTAATAGAAGCGATGATAGTGGCTAGAGTTCTTGACCCTCGTTCTAAGTTAGCCACAGCTAGAGGATTACATAATGAAACTTGTTTTTCCTCTTTGAGTGAATTATTAGGCATCGGTACTGCTGATGAAGATGAATTATATGAAGCAATGGATTGGTTAATTGAAAGACAGGAATTAATTGAAAATGAATTAGCCAAAAACCATTTAAGTGAAGGGGCGTTAGTTCTTTACGATCTCAGTTCGACTTATTTTGAAGGAACTAAGTGTCCCCTGGCAAAATATGGATATAGTCGAGATAGAAAAAAGGGATTTTTGCAAATTGTTTTTGGCTTAATTTGTGATAAGCGAGGCTGTCCAATAGCCGTAGAAGTATTTAAAGGAAATACTTCTGATACGACTACAATAACAACCCAAATTGAAAAAGTTCGTCATCGTTTTGGATTACAACAGGTGGTCTGGGTAGGAGATAGAGGTATGATTACCCAAACTCGCATATTAGAAGATTTTAAAAAAACCGAAGGCTTGAATTGGATAACAGCCCTTAGAAATAACCAAATTCGTAAATTAGTAGAACAAGATGCTGTTCAACTCTCATTATTTGATGAAAAAAACTTAGTTGAGTTTTCTTCTCCTGATTATCCCGGAGAAAGATTAATTGCTTGTCGAAATCCCTTTTTAGCTCAAGAAAAATCCGTAACTAGAGAAGCTTTATTACAAGCAACTGAAAAAGAACTTGAAAAAATTGTCAAGGCCACTACAAGAGAGAAACGTGCCCTCAAAGGGGCTGACCAAATTGGCTTAAAAGTTGGAAAAATTCTCAACAGTAAAGGAGTCGGTAAATATTTTAACATTAATATAACGTCGGATAGTTTTTCTTTCTCAAGAAAACAAGATGCGATTAATTTTGCTCGGGCTTTAGATGGAGTTTATATTATTCGTACCTCAGTGGAAGCATCACTTTTAGACTCTGGGGAAACAGTAAGAGCCTACAAGGGTTTATCACAAGTAGAGCAAGCTTTTCGGAGTTACAAAACCATCGACTTAAAAGTACGTCCAATTTATCATCGTTTAGAACATCGAGTTAAAGCTCATGTATTTTTATGTATGTTAGCCTATTACGTCGAATGGCACATGAGAAAAGCTTTAGCACCTTTATTGTTTGATGATGAAAAAGTCGTTGAAGAATCTGAACCGAATAATAATGTTGTTACATCTCAAAAACGTTCAAAAAAAGCGAAGGCTAAAGCGGCTAGAAAAAAGACTAGCGAAAAATTTACTGTTCATAGTTTCCGTACTTTGATGGAAGATTTGGCAACAATTGCTAAAAATAAAATTCAATCAAACTGTTGTGAAGCATCTTTAAGTTTTGAGAAAATTACTCAACCAACTCATCTCCAACAAAAAGCTTTAGATTTGTTGGGAGTTTCTTTAATTTGTACCCAGTAA
- a CDS encoding DUF4157 domain-containing protein — MSESASKTKISSWQPTTTHQSDSHLTPRSFPLPVNNAPQVQASQDLEGYRKPQSGDMIENVRRSQGDPRSGAQETAASSAPTEPTATTENFLIAPPPSTFGLNIQPKLTIGEPGDKYEQEADKVASEVVQRINTPPSVQRRELRTPSISTLSSQPGGYGEIKLKPLIQRQDELGGGEATQELESSINSARGGGQPLDVGLQRSMGEAMGADFSGVRVHTDAQADQLNRSIQARAFTTGQDVFFRQGEYNPGSRGGQELIAHELTHVVQQHENHLSKSSLPHTFYVSSIFEPTIQGVFSNAASLSSHFNKHVITQKDAGGTYANEAAYEAAADAIVADPTSLSKPRAAGGSYYFKAATGQFVATNAAGEVLTMFVPSSGQAYYNKQK; from the coding sequence ATGTCAGAAAGTGCAAGTAAAACAAAAATTTCCTCTTGGCAACCAACGACGACTCATCAGAGTGATAGTCATCTTACTCCGCGTTCTTTCCCTCTGCCTGTAAATAATGCGCCACAAGTACAGGCAAGTCAAGATTTAGAAGGATACAGGAAACCTCAATCAGGGGATATGATTGAGAATGTCAGGCGATCCCAAGGGGATCCGCGTAGCGGTGCGCAGGAAACAGCCGCTTCATCAGCGCCCACAGAACCTACAGCAACAACGGAAAATTTTCTCATTGCTCCCCCACCGTCAACTTTTGGCTTAAATATTCAGCCTAAATTAACGATAGGAGAACCAGGCGATAAGTACGAACAAGAAGCGGACAAGGTAGCCTCAGAAGTGGTACAAAGGATTAATACACCCCCATCGGTACAGCGAAGGGAATTAAGAACGCCTTCTATTTCTACTCTGTCGAGTCAGCCGGGAGGATACGGAGAGATTAAACTTAAGCCTCTGATACAGCGTCAGGATGAGCTTGGAGGGGGTGAAGCTACCCAGGAGTTAGAATCGTCAATTAATAGTGCTAGAGGGGGAGGACAGCCTTTAGATGTGGGTTTACAGCGATCGATGGGTGAGGCGATGGGAGCGGATTTTAGTGGGGTGAGAGTTCATACCGATGCACAGGCGGATCAGTTGAATCGATCAATACAGGCGAGGGCGTTTACAACGGGGCAGGATGTGTTCTTTCGGCAGGGGGAATATAATCCAGGGAGTAGAGGGGGGCAGGAGTTGATTGCCCATGAGTTGACTCATGTGGTGCAACAGCATGAGAATCACTTGTCAAAAAGCTCTCTTCCACATACATTCTATGTATCCTCAATATTTGAGCCAACGATACAGGGTGTTTTTAGTAACGCAGCTTCCTTAAGCAGTCACTTCAACAAGCACGTAATAACTCAAAAGGACGCAGGGGGAACTTATGCAAATGAAGCAGCCTACGAGGCGGCGGCTGATGCAATAGTAGCTGATCCTACATCACTCAGCAAACCTCGGGCAGCAGGCGGAAGTTACTATTTTAAGGCAGCTACAGGTCAGTTCGTGGCAACAAATGCGGCTGGTGAAGTTTTAACAATGTTCGTGCCTAGTAGCGGTCAGGCGTACTATAACAAGCAGAAGTAA
- a CDS encoding ATP-binding protein translates to MDSSFIPLWQQTSRESLFHAIACIRQYLENKIGVQDQYSLDSLTVPENSALGKLERIFNLSPFERDILLLCVGMEIDPNFGELCAKVQGNPQKNYPTLALALSALPNASWSVCSPQNPIQQWQLIEFSAGYTLTQTPIRIDQRIFSYLLGETALDPQLQGLLSPLPNSIAQIPLSPSQEFIVEQCVNQWLEITNEYPILQLCGVDLTAKYRLALEISQQLDFNLAVISAALIPHVPQEIHHLKKRWEREAFLNNSILLLNCDDIAVNSYPQNLNISLFLESVTTPVIISTSERQKTQHRSLINFDVPSLSYNEQIAIWQKHLGAVTNDLNGQITNLTSQFNLTPSVIISACNSLKTHSNQIKIDETDYTTKIEKYLWNFCRTQARPRLEDLAQRIETFASWDDLILPQRQQQTLAEMRASLRQRGKVFEDWGFADKERRGLGISALFSGQSGTGKTMAAGVLANALNLDLYRIDLSSVVSKYIGETEKNLRKIFDAAETGGAILLFDEADALFGKRTEVKDSHDRHANVEVSYLLQRMEAYGGLAILTTNLKESLDSAFMRRIRFVVAFPFPDKAAREEIWRRVFPSQTPTKDLDFQKLARLNIAGGNIRNIALNAAFLAADTDEPIMMKHILQAAESEYLKLEKNLIDTETKGWV, encoded by the coding sequence ATGGATTCCTCTTTTATTCCCTTATGGCAACAGACTAGCCGTGAGTCCTTATTTCATGCCATTGCTTGTATCCGTCAATACCTCGAAAATAAAATTGGAGTTCAAGATCAATACTCACTTGATTCGCTAACCGTTCCCGAAAACAGTGCTTTAGGAAAACTGGAGCGAATTTTCAATCTTTCTCCTTTTGAACGAGATATTTTATTGTTATGTGTCGGGATGGAAATTGACCCAAATTTTGGGGAATTATGCGCTAAAGTCCAAGGTAATCCCCAAAAAAATTATCCAACTCTAGCCTTAGCTTTAAGTGCTTTACCTAATGCTAGTTGGTCAGTGTGTTCACCTCAAAATCCCATACAACAATGGCAATTAATCGAATTTTCTGCCGGTTATACTCTTACCCAAACCCCTATCAGAATTGATCAACGTATTTTCTCTTACTTACTTGGAGAAACAGCCCTCGATCCCCAATTGCAAGGTTTATTATCACCCTTACCTAATTCTATTGCCCAAATTCCTCTTTCTCCTTCTCAAGAATTCATTGTTGAGCAATGTGTAAATCAGTGGTTAGAGATAACTAATGAATATCCAATTTTACAACTGTGTGGCGTTGATTTAACTGCTAAATATCGCCTTGCTTTAGAAATTAGTCAACAATTAGACTTTAATTTAGCTGTCATATCGGCGGCACTTATTCCCCATGTTCCTCAAGAAATCCATCACCTCAAAAAACGATGGGAGCGAGAAGCCTTTTTAAATAATAGTATTTTATTACTTAACTGTGATGATATTGCTGTTAATAGTTATCCCCAAAATTTGAATATTTCTTTGTTTTTAGAATCGGTGACAACTCCCGTTATTATTAGTACCTCTGAACGTCAAAAAACTCAACATCGTTCCCTAATTAACTTCGATGTTCCTAGTCTTAGTTATAACGAACAGATAGCCATTTGGCAAAAGCATTTAGGCGCAGTGACTAACGACTTAAACGGACAAATTACTAACCTAACTTCTCAATTTAACCTCACTCCATCTGTAATTATATCTGCCTGTAATAGTCTCAAAACTCACTCGAATCAAATTAAAATTGATGAGACAGATTATACCACAAAAATAGAAAAATATCTCTGGAATTTTTGCCGCACCCAAGCCCGTCCACGCCTGGAAGATTTAGCCCAACGTATTGAAACCTTCGCCAGTTGGGATGATTTAATCTTACCACAAAGACAGCAGCAAACTTTAGCAGAAATGCGGGCATCTTTGCGACAACGGGGTAAGGTTTTTGAAGATTGGGGTTTTGCTGATAAAGAAAGACGGGGTTTAGGTATCTCTGCCCTATTTTCTGGACAAAGCGGAACAGGTAAAACGATGGCGGCGGGAGTTTTAGCGAATGCTTTAAACTTAGATTTATATCGCATAGATTTAAGTTCAGTTGTCAGTAAATATATTGGCGAAACTGAGAAGAATTTACGCAAAATATTTGACGCGGCAGAAACAGGAGGTGCAATCTTACTTTTTGATGAAGCAGATGCTTTATTTGGTAAACGAACCGAGGTAAAAGATAGTCACGATCGCCATGCTAATGTAGAAGTAAGTTACTTATTACAACGCATGGAAGCTTATGGGGGATTAGCTATTTTAACAACTAATCTCAAAGAGTCTTTAGATTCTGCTTTTATGCGTCGTATCCGTTTTGTAGTCGCCTTTCCCTTTCCCGATAAAGCAGCCAGAGAAGAAATCTGGCGACGGGTTTTTCCCTCTCAAACTCCTACAAAAGACCTCGATTTTCAAAAGTTAGCTAGACTTAATATTGCTGGTGGTAATATTCGCAATATTGCTTTAAATGCAGCATTTTTGGCAGCAGATACCGATGAACCGATTATGATGAAACATATTTTACAAGCCGCAGAGAGTGAATATTTAAAGTTAGAGAAAAATTTAATCGATACAGAAACTAAAGGTTGGGTGTGA
- the nuoK gene encoding NADH-quinone oxidoreductase subunit NuoK produces the protein MQLEYCLLLAAALFGIGIYGLVTSRNAVRVLMSIELLFNAVNINLMGFSNFLDPAGIKGQVFTVFVITVAAAEAAVGLAIILAIYRNRETIDMEQFNLLKW, from the coding sequence TTGCAACTTGAATACTGTTTACTGTTAGCTGCGGCACTGTTTGGGATTGGAATCTATGGGTTAGTCACTAGCCGTAATGCAGTACGAGTGTTAATGTCGATTGAATTGCTATTTAATGCAGTCAATATTAACTTAATGGGATTTTCTAACTTTTTAGATCCGGCAGGGATAAAAGGACAGGTTTTTACTGTATTTGTGATTACGGTAGCCGCCGCAGAAGCCGCCGTAGGGTTAGCGATTATTTTGGCGATTTATCGTAATCGTGAAACCATCGATATGGAACAGTTTAACCTACTTAAATGGTAA
- a CDS encoding NADH-quinone oxidoreductase subunit J: MNLAEGVQIVSFGILAALVLAAALGVVLLSNIVYSAFLLGGVFLSIAGIYILLNADFVAAAQILIYVGAVNVLILFAIMLVNKQEDFKVLPRRWIRKIATGVVCFGLFALLGTMILITPWSLNSTSPAVVENTLVEIGKHFFSDFLLPFELASVLLLMAMVGAIIIARRDFIPEMQPSEPTATALTLPERPRELISLESGTSQK, encoded by the coding sequence GTGAATTTAGCTGAAGGCGTTCAAATTGTTTCATTTGGTATTTTAGCTGCTTTGGTACTTGCAGCAGCTTTAGGAGTAGTTTTACTCTCAAATATTGTTTACTCTGCTTTTCTATTAGGGGGAGTATTTCTTAGTATTGCTGGCATTTATATTTTACTTAATGCTGACTTTGTCGCGGCGGCACAAATTTTGATTTATGTCGGGGCAGTTAATGTCTTAATTCTCTTTGCTATCATGCTGGTTAATAAGCAAGAAGATTTTAAAGTTTTGCCTCGACGTTGGATTCGGAAAATTGCTACTGGGGTCGTTTGTTTCGGTTTATTTGCCCTCTTAGGAACGATGATTTTAATTACCCCTTGGTCTTTAAATTCTACCTCTCCGGCAGTAGTTGAAAATACTTTAGTTGAGATTGGAAAACATTTCTTCAGTGACTTTTTACTGCCTTTTGAATTAGCCTCTGTGTTATTATTAATGGCAATGGTAGGCGCGATTATTATTGCCCGTCGTGACTTTATTCCTGAAATGCAACCGTCTGAACCCACCGCTACAGCTTTAACCTTACCCGAACGTCCCAGAGAATTAATCTCTTTAGAAAGTGGAACTTCTCAGAAATAA
- the ndhI gene encoding NAD(P)H-quinone oxidoreductase subunit I, translating to MFNILKQVGDYAKGSVQAAKYIGQGLAVTFDHMRRRPVTVQYPYEKLIPSERFRGRIHFEFDKCIACEVCVRVCPINLPVVDWEFNKAVKKKELKHYSIDFGVCIFCGNCVEYCPTNCLSMTEEYELASYDRHELNYDNVALGRLPYKVTQDPMVTPLRELGYLPKGVLSPHDLPKGSQRAGKHPQEILEEMETTSTKSE from the coding sequence ATGTTTAACATTCTCAAACAAGTTGGAGATTATGCCAAGGGAAGTGTACAAGCGGCTAAATATATTGGTCAAGGATTAGCTGTAACCTTTGATCATATGCGTCGCCGTCCGGTAACCGTACAATATCCCTACGAAAAATTAATTCCCTCGGAAAGATTTCGCGGTAGAATTCACTTTGAATTTGATAAGTGTATTGCCTGTGAAGTTTGTGTAAGAGTTTGCCCGATTAATTTACCGGTAGTGGATTGGGAATTTAACAAAGCGGTTAAGAAAAAAGAACTCAAACACTACAGTATTGACTTTGGAGTTTGTATTTTCTGTGGGAATTGTGTTGAATATTGTCCTACTAATTGTCTATCAATGACAGAAGAATATGAACTTGCGTCTTATGACCGCCATGAACTCAATTATGATAATGTTGCCCTTGGACGCTTACCTTACAAAGTAACTCAAGATCCGATGGTAACTCCTCTGAGAGAATTAGGTTACTTACCTAAAGGGGTACTTTCTCCCCATGACTTACCGAAAGGGAGTCAACGGGCGGGTAAGCATCCCCAGGAAATCTTAGAGGAAATGGAAACCACATCTACTAAGAGTGAATAG